One window of the Bacteroidales bacterium genome contains the following:
- a CDS encoding glycoside hydrolase family 2 protein: RKKDPDGQGESFYFQLNGVPVFMKGANYIPNDAFLPRVTPEKYEDVVKRAADANMNMLRVWGGGIYENDEFYDLCDKYGILLWHDFMFACSMYPGDNEFLENVRNEAIQNMVRLRNHPSIALWCGNNEIETAWRNWGWQNLYNEEQKKEIWKAYDTLFHKLLPSVVNEYAPGMAYWWSSPTQGLNITDYNRPNRELYSGDVHMWSVWHGKQPFSLYEKYIGRFMSEYGFQSFPEMKTIESFTLPEDRDITTEVLNWHQRSAPGNMLIKTYLDMYYKPALNFEHFLYLNHVLQAEGVSLAMEAHRRAMPWCMGSLYWQINDCWQAPSWSSTDYFGRWKALHYYARRAFSPLLISPEVKNDSLYVYMVSDSLTDQHGVLRISLYHFDGKLLLKREKEVNVPGNASTVVWTEPMQTFTERGSLHDVFLYAEFITGKSKETERYFYFDAPKNLNLAIPEIKHSVQKKGKVYEITLTTDKPARDVYLNSASCDGWYDDNYFDMLPGREYKITFYPKNDCSRLDDLRVVSLAGSYVTQGK, translated from the coding sequence TCCGGAAAAAAGATCCTGATGGCCAGGGAGAAAGCTTTTATTTCCAGCTTAACGGAGTGCCAGTTTTCATGAAGGGAGCAAACTATATTCCCAACGATGCTTTTTTGCCCAGAGTAACTCCTGAAAAGTACGAAGATGTTGTAAAAAGGGCAGCAGATGCCAACATGAATATGCTCAGGGTGTGGGGAGGAGGCATTTATGAGAATGACGAATTCTATGACTTATGCGATAAATACGGCATTCTGCTATGGCATGATTTTATGTTTGCCTGCAGTATGTATCCCGGTGACAATGAGTTTCTTGAAAATGTGAGGAACGAGGCGATCCAGAATATGGTGCGGCTGAGGAATCATCCTTCCATAGCTTTATGGTGCGGAAACAACGAGATCGAAACCGCCTGGAGAAACTGGGGCTGGCAGAATCTGTACAATGAAGAACAGAAAAAGGAAATATGGAAGGCATATGATACATTGTTTCATAAATTATTGCCTTCTGTTGTCAATGAATACGCTCCCGGGATGGCTTACTGGTGGTCCTCACCTACCCAGGGGCTGAACATAACCGATTATAACCGGCCAAACAGGGAACTGTATTCAGGCGATGTACACATGTGGTCGGTATGGCACGGGAAACAACCATTCAGTCTGTATGAAAAATATATCGGGCGTTTTATGAGCGAATACGGATTTCAGTCGTTCCCTGAAATGAAGACCATTGAATCATTTACTTTACCGGAAGACAGGGACATTACTACTGAAGTGCTGAACTGGCACCAGAGAAGTGCTCCGGGAAATATGCTGATCAAAACATACCTCGATATGTATTACAAGCCTGCTTTAAACTTTGAACATTTCCTGTATCTGAACCATGTACTGCAGGCCGAAGGTGTATCTCTGGCCATGGAGGCCCACAGAAGAGCTATGCCGTGGTGTATGGGATCGTTATACTGGCAGATCAACGACTGCTGGCAGGCCCCTTCCTGGTCAAGCACCGATTATTTCGGTCGCTGGAAGGCCTTGCATTATTACGCCAGGAGAGCTTTTAGTCCGCTTCTTATTTCGCCCGAAGTAAAGAACGATTCCCTCTATGTGTATATGGTTTCTGATAGTTTAACTGACCAGCATGGCGTTCTGAGAATTTCTCTTTACCATTTCGATGGAAAATTGCTTTTAAAGCGCGAAAAGGAGGTAAATGTTCCGGGAAATGCCAGTACCGTTGTCTGGACAGAGCCAATGCAAACATTTACTGAACGGGGTAGCCTGCACGATGTTTTTCTGTATGCTGAATTCATCACAGGAAAGTCAAAGGAAACAGAGCGTTATTTCTATTTTGATGCTCCCAAAAATCTGAATCTTGCTATACCTGAAATCAAACACAGCGTGCAGAAGAAAGGAAAGGTGTATGAAATTACCCTTACCACCGATAAGCCGGCCAGGGATGTATACCTGAATTCGGCATCATGTGACGGATGGTACGATGACAACTATTTTGACATGCTTCCGGGCAGGGAATACAAAATAACCTTCTATCCGAAAAATGACTGCAGCCGCCTCGACGATTTACGAGTTGTATCGCTTGCAGGAAGCTATGTAACACAGGGAAAATAA
- a CDS encoding SpoIIE family protein phosphatase, with translation MAKTLGERHKVSSFKLHALLSITQAINENLSVEELLARYRSLLEEDLKIGKILIYKFDEKKWECLLYWGLDENISRTIDVERDLLKYDEITTLTSAGDNLSQHFDIVIPVYKTTNPIAYVLIGDIEEGEGVSPVIKHLPFVQTLSNIIMVAIENIRMFNELLRQEALKKELELASRMQNMLIPKNETLPKNNHIQVTSFYHPHYEVGGDYYDCIRLSRDEVGFCIADVSGKGISAALLMSNFQANLRALFSHEISLTALVERLNERVMSSANGEKFITLFIAKYNYRTRELNFVNAGHNPPVLYHKKSRRLVFLRSGCVGIGMLDEIPFIHHGSMLIEEPSKMICYTDGLVEVIDDTGIGFGTAVIEENIANEAPVAENINSIIESRRILSGNTAIFDDITILGIEFYA, from the coding sequence ATGGCTAAAACATTGGGTGAGCGGCACAAGGTTTCCAGTTTTAAACTGCATGCCCTGTTATCAATTACGCAGGCAATCAATGAAAATTTGTCAGTTGAAGAACTGCTTGCCCGCTACCGCAGCCTGCTGGAAGAAGACCTGAAAATCGGCAAAATTCTCATCTATAAATTTGATGAGAAAAAATGGGAATGCCTTCTCTACTGGGGCCTTGATGAGAATATTTCAAGAACCATCGACGTTGAAAGAGATCTGCTGAAATACGATGAAATTACAACTCTTACCTCTGCCGGTGACAACCTTTCCCAGCATTTCGATATTGTAATTCCTGTTTATAAGACCACCAATCCAATTGCCTACGTTCTTATAGGCGATATAGAGGAAGGAGAAGGAGTAAGCCCGGTTATCAAGCATCTGCCTTTTGTGCAAACCCTGTCGAACATCATTATGGTCGCCATTGAGAACATAAGAATGTTCAATGAATTGCTGCGGCAGGAAGCATTGAAGAAGGAGCTGGAACTCGCATCCCGGATGCAGAATATGTTGATTCCCAAGAATGAAACCCTTCCAAAAAACAATCACATTCAGGTTACGTCATTTTATCATCCGCATTATGAAGTAGGCGGAGACTATTATGACTGTATCAGGCTGAGCCGTGATGAAGTTGGATTTTGTATAGCGGATGTTTCGGGAAAAGGAATTTCAGCCGCATTGCTGATGTCAAATTTTCAGGCTAACCTGCGGGCATTGTTTTCGCACGAGATTTCGTTGACTGCTCTGGTGGAAAGATTGAATGAACGGGTAATGAGCAGTGCCAACGGGGAAAAATTCATTACCCTGTTTATAGCCAAATATAACTATAGAACAAGAGAACTGAATTTTGTGAATGCAGGGCATAATCCACCGGTACTATACCATAAGAAAAGCCGCAGACTTGTTTTTCTCCGCAGCGGTTGTGTCGGGATCGGTATGCTGGATGAGATACCGTTTATTCATCACGGGAGTATGCTGATTGAGGAACCTTCGAAGATGATTTGCTATACCGACGGCCTGGTGGAAGTGATTGATGATACGGGCATAGGTTTCGGAACCGCCGTAATAGAGGAAAACATAGCCAATGAAGCTCCCGTTGCCGAAAACATTAACAGTATTATTGAATCCAGACGCATCCTCAGTGGTAATACCGCCATCTTTGATGACATTACCATCCTGGGTATTGAGTTCTATGCCTGA
- a CDS encoding O-antigen ligase family protein: MYLFKKNVRRALLLSLAFILLNALAIYFDQYLLNLLPFVLLVLVIAFYHLDWLFFALVFLVPLSVQLKYLVPGLSFDLFLPTEPLLAGILVLFILKLFNGEKIEKPVLNHPVTLAVLFYLAWMALTSVTSTMPLVSFKYLLAHLWFIVSFYFLAVYIFRKKKNMFRFWWFYIIPFAVVIIYTVSRHVTFGLNKKTVYFAMKPFYNDHTIYGAALAMFIPILVGMAIYYYRKGNLLKNIILWLLTALYTFGVVFSYTRAAWISLAGALAVFFLILVFRIRFGALLGGAVLLAGLFFAFQTQLMIKLEKNKQDSSVDLAKHLQSIPNIASDASNRERINRWHSAIRMFREKPVFGFGPGTYMFQYAPYQKWYEKTIISTNFGTLGNAHSEYIGPLAESGLPGTLSVLVIMILTFFTGMKVYYRSSSFKIKVLALSSLLGLLTYYIHGLMNNFLDTDKISAPFWGFTAIIVALDIYHRKETTSVDAGRQDLTNAGQA, translated from the coding sequence ATGTATCTTTTTAAAAAGAATGTCCGCAGGGCCCTGCTTCTCTCCCTTGCCTTCATTTTACTGAATGCACTGGCCATTTATTTCGACCAGTACCTGCTCAATCTTCTTCCTTTTGTCCTGCTGGTTCTTGTCATTGCCTTTTATCATCTCGACTGGCTTTTCTTTGCTCTGGTCTTCCTTGTACCTTTGTCTGTTCAGCTGAAATATCTTGTTCCGGGGCTTTCCTTTGATTTGTTCCTGCCTACGGAACCTCTGCTCGCCGGAATATTGGTGCTTTTTATCCTTAAGCTGTTTAACGGCGAAAAGATTGAAAAGCCAGTGCTGAACCATCCGGTTACCCTGGCGGTACTGTTCTACCTTGCCTGGATGGCTCTTACTTCCGTTACTTCCACCATGCCGCTGGTTTCTTTCAAATATCTGCTGGCTCATCTATGGTTTATCGTTTCTTTTTATTTTCTGGCGGTTTATATTTTCAGGAAGAAAAAAAACATGTTCCGCTTCTGGTGGTTCTATATAATTCCCTTTGCCGTAGTGATAATTTACACGGTTTCGCGGCATGTTACCTTCGGGCTGAATAAAAAGACCGTGTATTTTGCCATGAAGCCTTTTTACAACGACCATACCATTTACGGGGCTGCCCTTGCCATGTTCATTCCCATACTGGTAGGAATGGCTATCTATTACTACCGGAAGGGTAATTTGTTGAAAAACATTATTCTCTGGCTGTTAACAGCTCTGTATACGTTTGGTGTTGTTTTTTCCTACACCAGGGCGGCATGGATCAGCCTGGCTGGCGCTCTGGCCGTGTTCTTTCTGATTTTGGTATTCCGTATCCGCTTCGGGGCACTTCTTGGAGGGGCTGTCCTTCTGGCAGGTCTTTTCTTTGCTTTTCAGACCCAGTTGATGATAAAACTTGAAAAAAACAAGCAGGATTCCTCCGTCGATCTGGCAAAGCATTTGCAAAGTATTCCCAACATTGCCTCTGATGCCTCCAACCGTGAACGGATCAACCGATGGCATTCGGCAATACGGATGTTCAGGGAAAAGCCTGTTTTTGGGTTTGGTCCCGGCACCTACATGTTTCAGTACGCACCCTATCAGAAATGGTATGAAAAAACCATCATCAGTACCAATTTCGGAACCCTCGGAAATGCCCACAGCGAATATATCGGGCCTCTGGCTGAATCAGGTCTGCCGGGAACCCTCAGTGTCCTGGTCATCATGATACTCACTTTCTTTACCGGGATGAAAGTTTATTACCGTTCGTCTTCATTCAAAATCAAAGTTCTTGCCTTATCTTCCCTGCTCGGACTTCTCACCTATTACATTCACGGTTTAATGAATAATTTTCTTGACACCGATAAAATATCAGCTCCCTTCTGGGGTTTTACTGCGATTATTGTTGCCCTGGATATTTACCACAGGAAAGAAACAACGAGCGTGGATGCAGGCAGACAGGATTTAACCAATGCCGGTCAGGCATAG
- a CDS encoding tyrosine--tRNA ligase has protein sequence MDFISELRWRGMIHDMMPGTEEQLRKEPTTGYIGFDPTADSLHIGNLVPILLLMHFQRAGHKPIALVGGATGMVGDPSGKSEERKFLDEETLRYNLSCQKKQLEKFLDFTTKINPAEIVNNYDWFKDMGFLQFLREAGKYITVNYMMAKDSVKKRLETGISFTEFSYQLVQGYDFYWLYKHKNCKLQMGGSDQWGNIVTGTELIRRKDGGEAYALTTPLLTRSDGSKFGKSEGGNVWLDSNKTSPYKFYQYWLNLSDEDAEKYIKVFTFLTQEEIAALTEEHRKAPETRLLQKTIAREVTTLVHSRSDYQTAAEASEILFGKGTTDVLNKLSENDFLSVFEGVPTYEIDSQLVHKGTPAIVLLTEHAPVFPSKGEMRRLVQNGGLSINKQKWTQPDAPVTSGFLIREKYILVQKGKKNYVLLKII, from the coding sequence ATGGACTTTATTTCGGAACTGCGCTGGAGGGGCATGATACACGACATGATGCCCGGAACGGAAGAACAATTGAGAAAAGAGCCTACTACAGGCTACATTGGTTTTGATCCTACCGCCGATTCGCTGCATATTGGCAATCTGGTGCCAATTCTTTTACTGATGCATTTTCAGAGGGCTGGTCATAAGCCCATTGCCCTGGTTGGCGGAGCAACGGGAATGGTAGGTGACCCTTCAGGTAAATCAGAAGAAAGGAAATTTCTCGACGAGGAAACCCTGCGGTACAATCTTTCCTGCCAGAAAAAACAGCTCGAAAAATTCCTTGATTTTACCACCAAAATTAACCCTGCCGAAATCGTCAACAATTATGACTGGTTTAAGGACATGGGGTTTCTGCAGTTTCTCCGTGAGGCCGGGAAGTACATCACAGTCAATTACATGATGGCCAAAGATTCTGTGAAAAAGCGTCTTGAAACCGGAATATCCTTTACCGAATTTTCCTATCAATTGGTTCAGGGATATGACTTTTACTGGCTCTACAAGCATAAAAACTGCAAACTGCAGATGGGAGGAAGTGATCAGTGGGGAAACATCGTTACGGGAACGGAACTGATTCGCCGTAAAGACGGAGGCGAAGCCTATGCCCTCACCACCCCTTTGCTTACCCGCTCCGACGGAAGCAAATTCGGTAAGTCGGAAGGAGGAAACGTATGGCTGGATTCCAATAAAACTTCGCCGTATAAATTTTATCAGTACTGGCTGAATCTATCTGACGAAGACGCAGAGAAGTATATCAAAGTCTTTACCTTCCTTACGCAGGAGGAAATAGCTGCACTTACCGAAGAGCACAGGAAAGCACCAGAAACCCGTCTTCTCCAGAAAACCATAGCCAGGGAAGTTACAACTCTTGTTCATTCCCGGTCTGATTACCAGACAGCCGCCGAAGCTTCGGAAATTCTGTTTGGAAAGGGTACAACCGATGTTCTTAACAAACTTTCCGAAAATGATTTCCTCTCGGTATTTGAAGGTGTGCCTACGTATGAAATTGACAGTCAGCTGGTTCATAAAGGAACTCCGGCTATTGTTCTGCTGACGGAGCATGCACCCGTTTTCCCTTCCAAGGGGGAAATGCGGCGGCTGGTGCAGAATGGAGGGCTCAGCATCAACAAACAGAAGTGGACCCAGCCTGATGCACCTGTTACATCCGGTTTTCTGATCAGGGAAAAATACATTCTTGTTCAGAAGGGAAAGAAAAACTATGTACTTTTAAAGATCATCTGA
- a CDS encoding CvpA family protein, whose protein sequence is MSYIDIVLLIFLLWAAIRGFIKGFIKEAAALLALILGIYAAAKFSGYAGQWLAKYIHTNPQTLSVISFILTFTAVVIVIYLLGAFFDWLAKAVALGPVNRILGVLFGVLKTAFILSVIILVINTIQPYFRILSEQEIARSKMYKPLSVFAPAVLPVLTKGYFILKPDSTNVPENKPAP, encoded by the coding sequence GTGTCGTACATAGATATTGTCCTTCTGATTTTTCTTCTTTGGGCAGCCATCCGTGGCTTCATCAAGGGATTCATCAAAGAAGCTGCTGCTCTGCTGGCTTTGATTCTTGGCATTTATGCCGCGGCGAAATTTTCAGGGTATGCCGGGCAGTGGCTGGCAAAGTACATTCACACCAATCCCCAGACACTTTCGGTTATTTCCTTTATTCTTACGTTTACGGCTGTTGTTATTGTAATTTACCTCCTGGGAGCTTTTTTTGACTGGCTGGCGAAGGCGGTTGCCCTGGGACCTGTTAACCGGATTCTTGGTGTCCTTTTTGGTGTGCTGAAGACGGCTTTCATTCTGAGCGTTATTATTCTGGTTATCAATACAATACAGCCGTATTTCCGAATTCTTTCCGAGCAGGAAATTGCCCGTTCAAAAATGTACAAGCCTCTGTCTGTTTTTGCTCCGGCTGTTCTGCCTGTACTTACCAAAGGTTATTTCATCCTGAAGCCTGATTCCACAAATGTCCCTGAAAATAAACCCGCGCCCTGA
- a CDS encoding esterase family protein produces the protein MKKILSVSLSLFLLTALLNAQQGKVYDNLTVPSKILKMDRKFAIYLPPDYETSQRSYPVLYLLHGAGDDQTGWVQFGEVQWIADKAIREGTATPMIIVMPDANTGQRGYFNDIKGEWRYEDFFFQELMPYVEKTYRIKGEKRYRAVAGLSMGGGGSFMYALHHPELFSSACPLSAYIGPLNTEEAKSRLNQMNIKATDEEIEAYFKKHNALSLINDMPVDQVKSVRWYIDCGDDDFLFEGNSLVHIAMRKKQIPHEFRIRDGAHNWTYWRESLPEVLRFVSDAFHQY, from the coding sequence ATGAAAAAAATTCTTTCTGTCAGCCTGAGTCTGTTTCTTTTGACAGCTTTGCTGAATGCCCAGCAGGGCAAGGTTTACGACAACCTCACTGTGCCCAGCAAAATTCTGAAGATGGACCGGAAATTTGCCATCTATCTTCCCCCTGATTACGAAACTTCGCAACGAAGTTATCCTGTATTGTACCTGCTTCACGGAGCAGGGGATGACCAGACAGGATGGGTGCAGTTTGGCGAAGTGCAGTGGATTGCCGATAAAGCAATCAGGGAAGGAACCGCTACCCCCATGATCATTGTAATGCCCGATGCCAATACGGGTCAGCGGGGTTACTTTAATGATATTAAGGGAGAATGGCGGTACGAAGACTTCTTCTTCCAGGAACTTATGCCGTATGTTGAAAAAACATACCGGATCAAGGGAGAAAAACGTTACCGTGCTGTAGCCGGGTTATCTATGGGAGGAGGAGGAAGCTTTATGTATGCCCTCCATCATCCTGAATTGTTCTCCTCTGCCTGTCCTTTAAGTGCCTATATAGGGCCTCTCAATACGGAAGAAGCAAAAAGCCGCCTGAATCAAATGAATATCAAAGCAACCGACGAGGAGATTGAAGCCTACTTTAAAAAACACAATGCGCTGAGCCTGATCAATGATATGCCGGTTGACCAGGTTAAATCTGTCCGCTGGTATATCGACTGCGGGGATGATGATTTTTTGTTTGAAGGAAACAGTCTGGTGCATATTGCCATGCGCAAAAAGCAGATTCCGCACGAATTCCGAATCCGTGACGGGGCACATAACTGGACATACTGGCGGGAATCCCTGCCCGAAGTTCTTCGTTTCGTGTCGGATGCATTCCACCAGTATTGA
- a CDS encoding T9SS type A sorting domain-containing protein yields MNAINTIKRIFLAGRFVVAGVLMPVTVAGSVTDTTSLPLFVIDTRGKIIQDEPKTDVFLKIVFHGQGNINSSDDPGNVYEGNIGIEYRGRYSQTFPQKPYLFETRNASGENLNVPLLGFPPENDWILIPSYNDKTFLRNELAFRIFRQMGHYAPRSTLCEVVLNGDYQGIYLFCEKIKVDKNRVSIAKLDADDNAGDSLTGGYIFKQDYYDASNSWMSLYPALDRPGSSVYFVYEYPGPEAITWQQKQYLRSFVYAFEKALYGKEFADPFKGYRPYIDMGSFIDYFIVGELSRNIDAYKKSCYYYKDRDSRDGRLHAGPVWDFDWAWKNIDECDIFRATDGSGWAYQVNTCGNWPVAVTWMERLLQDKHFADELHTRYVNLRKTVLSEKALFGYIDSVSARIDYAQNRHYVRWPILGINVGTPEVDPQPDSYEGVLEQFKDWIRKRLAWLDQNMPGQYSESTGDSLPDKGSLQIYPNPVTDKISIQIDQPAKSIEIYSVTGVLWKTVFEPGGENVYQTEIGYLPAGIYIIRIRTSSGTVVTGKFVKVQSTL; encoded by the coding sequence TTGAATGCAATAAATACGATAAAACGTATCTTTCTGGCGGGAAGATTTGTTGTTGCGGGTGTTTTAATGCCTGTGACTGTTGCCGGTTCGGTTACCGACACTACCAGTCTGCCTTTGTTTGTTATTGATACCCGCGGGAAAATTATCCAGGATGAACCCAAAACGGATGTGTTTCTGAAGATTGTATTTCATGGCCAGGGGAACATCAACAGCTCAGATGATCCGGGGAACGTGTACGAAGGAAACATAGGCATTGAGTACCGTGGCAGGTATTCACAAACATTTCCTCAAAAGCCGTACCTTTTTGAAACCCGCAATGCCTCCGGCGAAAACCTGAATGTTCCTCTGCTTGGATTTCCTCCGGAAAACGACTGGATTCTCATTCCCAGTTATAATGACAAGACCTTCCTGAGGAACGAGCTTGCTTTTCGGATTTTTCGCCAGATGGGTCACTATGCTCCCCGGTCAACCCTATGCGAAGTGGTTTTGAACGGCGATTACCAGGGAATTTATCTGTTTTGTGAGAAAATAAAAGTTGACAAAAACAGGGTTTCAATTGCAAAACTGGATGCTGACGATAACGCCGGCGACAGCCTTACCGGCGGATATATCTTCAAACAGGATTATTACGATGCCTCCAACAGCTGGATGAGTCTTTATCCCGCGCTTGACCGGCCAGGAAGTTCTGTTTATTTTGTTTATGAATATCCGGGGCCGGAAGCGATTACATGGCAGCAAAAGCAATACCTGCGAAGTTTCGTCTATGCTTTTGAAAAGGCTTTGTATGGGAAGGAATTTGCCGACCCATTTAAGGGATACAGGCCCTATATTGATATGGGTTCGTTTATTGATTATTTCATAGTAGGGGAACTCTCACGGAATATCGATGCATACAAGAAAAGCTGCTATTATTATAAAGACCGCGACAGCAGGGATGGCCGTTTGCATGCCGGTCCGGTGTGGGACTTCGACTGGGCATGGAAGAACATTGATGAATGCGATATTTTCAGGGCGACTGATGGCTCCGGCTGGGCCTATCAGGTGAATACCTGCGGAAACTGGCCGGTGGCAGTTACCTGGATGGAGAGACTTTTGCAGGACAAACATTTTGCTGATGAGTTGCATACACGTTATGTAAACCTGCGGAAAACCGTACTGAGCGAAAAGGCGCTTTTCGGATACATTGATTCAGTTAGCGCCCGGATTGACTATGCCCAGAACAGACATTATGTGCGATGGCCTATTCTGGGTATTAACGTCGGTACCCCCGAAGTGGACCCTCAGCCCGATTCCTATGAAGGCGTACTCGAACAGTTTAAGGATTGGATCAGAAAACGTCTGGCCTGGCTGGATCAAAATATGCCGGGGCAGTACAGTGAGTCCACCGGTGATTCTCTGCCGGATAAAGGTTCCCTGCAGATTTATCCCAATCCTGTAACAGACAAAATAAGCATTCAAATTGACCAGCCAGCCAAAAGCATAGAGATATACTCTGTAACAGGAGTCTTGTGGAAAACTGTCTTTGAACCGGGAGGAGAAAACGTTTATCAGACAGAAATCGGCTATTTACCTGCTGGTATTTACATTATAAGAATCCGCACCAGTAGCGGGACAGTGGTTACAGGGAAATTCGTGAAGGTGCAATCTACATTGTAG
- a CDS encoding outer membrane lipoprotein-sorting protein, with protein sequence MKPLLMLILAGCLPFPATAQDATEIIRKADNKFQGEKSSISTMTMIVKRPKWERTIVFKTWTSGRDYALTLILGPAKEKGQSFLKVKNEMWNWNPSISRMIKLPPSMLSQGWMGSDYTNDDLLRESSLVNDYTHRIIGTETTGGTLCWKIELLPKEEATVVWGKIIKWISKEGYDQLRTEYYDEEGVLMRTEIASDIKSMDNRLIPTRFEIIPADKPGNQTIVILNEIRFNVPVPESFFTQQNMKQVK encoded by the coding sequence ATGAAACCCCTTCTCATGCTGATACTGGCGGGCTGTCTCCCTTTTCCCGCAACAGCCCAGGATGCAACTGAAATTATCCGGAAAGCCGACAATAAGTTTCAGGGCGAAAAATCAAGCATCAGTACCATGACTATGATCGTGAAACGCCCGAAATGGGAACGCACGATCGTATTCAAAACCTGGACCAGCGGACGGGATTATGCCCTCACGCTGATTCTCGGACCTGCCAAAGAAAAAGGTCAGTCTTTTCTGAAAGTGAAGAACGAAATGTGGAACTGGAATCCTTCTATCAGCAGGATGATCAAACTGCCTCCTTCCATGCTGTCGCAGGGATGGATGGGGTCGGACTATACCAACGATGACCTGCTGAGAGAATCTTCCCTGGTGAATGACTATACACACAGAATTATCGGCACCGAAACCACCGGAGGAACCCTCTGCTGGAAAATCGAACTGCTTCCAAAAGAAGAAGCAACCGTGGTCTGGGGAAAAATTATCAAATGGATCAGCAAGGAAGGTTACGACCAGCTTCGTACAGAATATTATGATGAAGAAGGTGTGCTCATGCGAACGGAAATTGCGTCTGACATAAAATCCATGGACAACCGCCTGATCCCTACCCGCTTTGAGATCATTCCTGCCGATAAACCCGGCAACCAGACAATTGTGATTCTGAATGAAATCCGCTTTAATGTCCCTGTCCCGGAAAGTTTTTTCACCCAGCAGAACATGAAACAAGTCAAGTAA
- a CDS encoding ABC transporter permease, whose translation MKEYIKMAWRNLGRNRKRTAITTASVLFAVFFASVQQSFHLGSWHSLLENVLHSYTGYLQIHAAGFQENKNFDYAFTWDEETEKALFANRDVRALIPRLESFALASSGERTKPVIVAGVEPGKEYGFTRLPEKLAEGKMLEPGDQGALLSRRLAEYLKLKVGDTLLMISQGYAGTSAAGVFPVRGIVRLPAPEWDNQMVYLTLPTAQQFYSAENRLTTLVVDLQNPSTLDKTADKLSRTLGNGFEVLTWKQMLTELYQQYISDVGSGYILLGLLYLIIGFGIFGTLMMMLNERRYELGVMIAVGMKKHKVAALVSTEVVLLAFLGVLLGIAAALPVIAWFHHHPVMLSGTLAKTMEIYGMDPEIPALLEPGFIINQGIAVLILTFIALAWPVVSIFRLSPVNALRR comes from the coding sequence ATGAAGGAATACATTAAAATGGCCTGGCGGAACCTGGGCCGGAACCGGAAAAGAACAGCCATTACAACAGCCTCCGTTCTGTTTGCGGTATTTTTTGCTTCCGTTCAACAGAGCTTTCACCTTGGAAGCTGGCATAGTCTGCTGGAAAACGTGCTTCATTCCTACACCGGCTATCTTCAGATCCATGCCGCAGGCTTTCAGGAAAACAAAAACTTTGATTACGCTTTCACATGGGATGAGGAAACCGAAAAAGCGCTTTTTGCCAACCGGGATGTCAGGGCTCTGATACCTCGTCTTGAATCATTCGCCCTTGCTTCTTCGGGTGAACGCACCAAACCAGTTATTGTAGCAGGCGTTGAACCCGGAAAAGAATATGGTTTTACACGCCTGCCGGAAAAACTGGCTGAAGGAAAAATGCTTGAACCCGGCGACCAGGGAGCACTTCTTTCACGCCGGCTGGCAGAATATCTTAAGCTGAAAGTGGGAGATACTCTTCTGATGATCAGCCAGGGATATGCAGGTACTTCTGCGGCAGGAGTCTTTCCCGTCCGCGGAATCGTGCGACTTCCTGCACCCGAATGGGATAATCAGATGGTTTACCTTACACTGCCCACAGCACAGCAATTTTATTCAGCCGAAAATAGGCTGACAACCCTCGTGGTGGACTTGCAGAACCCATCAACCCTCGACAAAACAGCCGACAAACTCTCCCGCACCCTGGGAAACGGGTTTGAAGTTCTGACCTGGAAGCAAATGTTAACCGAACTTTACCAGCAATATATATCCGATGTGGGAAGCGGCTATATTTTGCTTGGCCTTCTTTACCTTATCATCGGTTTTGGAATCTTTGGCACCCTCATGATGATGCTCAATGAACGGCGCTATGAACTGGGCGTCATGATAGCCGTCGGAATGAAGAAACATAAAGTGGCCGCTCTTGTTTCCACGGAAGTGGTCCTTCTGGCTTTTCTTGGCGTCCTGCTTGGTATTGCTGCAGCCCTTCCTGTTATTGCATGGTTTCATCATCACCCGGTAATGCTCTCGGGAACCCTGGCAAAAACTATGGAAATCTATGGCATGGACCCGGAAATTCCCGCCCTTCTGGAACCGGGATTTATTATAAATCAGGGAATAGCCGTCCTGATATTGACCTTTATTGCACTGGCCTGGCCTGTTGTTTCCATTTTCCGTCTATCCCCTGTCAACGCCCTGCGCAGATAA